One region of Corvus moneduloides isolate bCorMon1 chromosome 15, bCorMon1.pri, whole genome shotgun sequence genomic DNA includes:
- the HMGXB3 gene encoding HMG domain-containing protein 3 isoform X1 — protein sequence MEAPYDGTEVTVVMEEIESTYTYASPVPSKKKKKHKSAGDHGGKAKKPRSAYLLYYYDIYLKVQQELPHLPQSEINKKISESWRLLSVAEKSYYLEKAKLEKEGLDPNSKASTRTAVVPDIPGFRKILPRSDYIIIPKTTLQEDRSRQSLELCVTQSPAASEGLAAPRNVTSVSRDTVQNILSVDSGQAGVSEQCIAIEGLAEDTAAFAQPKAAEEVVASEVLSHYVGPVTEKVSGDILLDEASLEVEGQPYQTARVVIEESLVSSSTDTSNGSIAVARPQVPDGVSVVTVVTGRDTEESSSSTPATQFIMLPLPAHSVVENPASIKLTTTYTRRGHGNCTNPGCSFTYVTRHKPPKCPTCGNFLGGKWIPKEKQPKSKSEPNSGTSLKTPAAKRGQQSVLTEPTAVSESSSKSSLESSEAVSQLLNAVPVRGQMPEMEWEEVIISEGHFLPNNVLAEDRRSTVGVMLGQESQRQADASSEQAEKGSVGLGMSTSSEVLSPNASVKKPVVGTDATAATHKGQEVKSKPRPKPSLLAAARPMRAILPAPASVGREASTEQPSSRQAFASTDKHSPVRTSGLKPSTLKQLGQSVLQPPTAEELKLHSAVTSTASQVKVVEVKPDIFPSYKYSCTVTLDLGLATSRGRGKCKNPSCSYVYTNRHKPRICPSCGYNLAKDRTEKTAKSLEVSPGQSDVLNTSEPLTPSQKEIQRQSTLQLLRKVMQIPENESELAEIFTLIHELNSSRLILSNVSEETVTIEQTSWSNYYESPCVQCLLCNSPLFKGGQNSLAGPQECWLLTANRLQVVTAQVKVCLNLQCLALHSFTDIYTGLFNVGNKLLVSLDLLFAIRNHIKLGEDPRVAVGTILDSVQEQTEKSLSPDEQGQLQELLCNGYWAFECLTVRDYNDMICGICGITPKVEIAQRNMENVLALKNIEFTWPEYLPSSEVNVEDFWSTMETEVIEQVAFPSNIPITKFDASIVAPFFPPLMRGAVVINTEKDKNLHAQPVPGNGSALVRLLQEEVFRPELINSYSEEELRSFLTQCGIPWEASHTKDELCYSLLALCEFVQNGTSITPPSAHHTGGKIYKVCPHQVVCGSKYIVRGENARDHVDLLVSSRHWPPVYVVDTASSVALCADLCWPGLTSQMWGKNQGCFSDPMEPPAYVSCPELLDQHYSVDMTVAEHSLQHPITKSLARRIVHTGSEQSSPWDPTARHHCISLCRELEPYGAIIAAIDDSKTSNVRQRPITFENPTHYYLYNRLMDFLTSREIVNRQIQEIVQSCQPGEVVIRDALYRLGVAQIKTETEEDEEGKQEEDRGC from the exons ATGGAGGCTCCCTATGATGGCACTGAGGTAACTGTGGTGATGGAGGAGATAGAGAGCACTTACACTTATGCATCACCGGTGCCAtccaagaagaagaagaaacataaaAGTGCTGGCGATCATGGAGGAAAAGCCAAGAAGCCTCG ATCTGCTTACCTTCTCTACTATTATGATATTTACTTGAAAGTACAACAAGAGCTTCCACACCTCCCTCAATCTGAAATCAACAAAAAGATCAGTGAGAGCTGGAGATTGCTCAGTGTGGCTGAAAAGAGCTACTACTTGGAGAAAGCCAAGCTAGAAAAAGAGGGACTGGACCCG AACTCCAAGGCGTCCACTCGAACTGCAGTAGTCCCTGACATTCCAGGCTTTCGTAAGATTCTCCCTCGCTCTGATTATATAATTATTCCCAAAACCACTCTTCAAGAAGACAGGAGCAGGCAGTcgctggagctgtgtgtgacacagagccCGGCAGCATCCGAGGGCTTGGCGGCTCCCAGGAATGTCACCAGCGTGTCCCGTGACACTGTGCAGAACATCCTTTCCGTGGACTCGGGCCAGGCCGGTGTCTCAGAGCAGTGCATTGCCATTGAGGGGCTGGCAGAGGACACGGCAGCCTTTGCCCAGCCCAAGGCTGCGGAAGAAGTGGTTGCCTCGGAGGTTCTCTCTCATTATGTTGGGCCTGTGACAGAGAAAGTGTCTGGAGATATCCTCTTGGACGAGGCTTCTTTGGAAGTAGAAGGACAGCCATACCAGACAGCCCGGGTGGTTATTGAGGAGTCTCTGGTTAGCAGCTCCACAGACACCTCCAACGGGAGCATCGCTGTGGCCCGTCCCCAGGTGCCCGATGGGGTGTCTGTGGTGACCGTGGTGACTGGGAGG GATACTGAAGAGAGTAGCTCCTCCACACCTGCAACACAGTTTATTATGTTACCTTTGCCAGCTCATTCTGTTGTGGAGAACCCAGCATCAATTAAACTG ACAACCACCTATACTCGCAGGGGACATGGAAATTGCACCAATCCTGGCTGTTCCTTCACTTATGTCACCAGGCATAAGCCACCAAAATGCCCAACATGCGGGAACTTCCTGGGAGGGAAATGGATCCCAAAG GAAAAGCAACCAAAAAGCAAATCTGAGCCAAATTCGGGCACCTCTCTTAAAACTCCAGCAGCTAAAAGAGGTCAACAGTCAGTCCTCACAGAACCCACGGCCGTTAGCGAGAGTTCCTCCAAGTCCTCCTTGGAGAGCTCTGAAGCTGTCAGCCAGCTGCTGAATGCTGTGCCTGTCAGAGGGCAGATGCCTGAGATGGAGTGGGAGGAAGTGATCATCTCTGAGGGCCACTTTCTTCCAAATAATGTGCTTGCTGAAGACAGGAGGAGCACTGTTGGAGTGATGCTGGGCCAAGAGAGCCAGCGGCAAGCAGACGCTTCTTCggagcaggcagagaaaggAAGTGTAGGGCTGGGAATGTCGACATCTTCTGAGGTGTTGAGTCCAAATGCCTCTGTGAAAAAGCCAGTGGTGGG AACTGATGCAACAGCTGCTACACACAAGGGACAAGAAGTAAAGAGTAAACCAAGACCCAAACCCTccttgctggctgcagccagaccCATGCGAGCCATTCTGCCCGCTCCAGCCAGCGTGGGGAGAGAAGCCAGCACGGAGCAGCCAAGCAGCAGGCAGGCCTTTGCAAGTACTG ACAAGCATTCCCCTGTGAGAACCTCAGGCTTGAAGCCCAGTACACTGAAACAGTTGGGCCAGTCAGTTCTGCAGCCACCAACTGCTGAGGAGCTAAAG CTCCACAGTGCTGTGACAAGCACGGCATCTCAGGTTAAAGTTGTGGAGGTCAAACCAGACATATTCCCTTCCTACAAGTACAGTTGCACAGTTACTTTG GATTTGGGATTAGCAACATCACGTGGCAGAGGGAAGTGCAAGAACCCCTCCTGCAGTTATGTGTATACAAACAGGCACAAGCCACGCATCTGTCCAAGCTGTGGATACAACCTTGCCAAAGACAGGactgagaaaacagcaaaatcccTG GAGGTCAGTCCAGGTCAGTCGGACGTGCTGAACACCAGCGAGCCGCTAACACCATCCCAGAAGGAAATCCAGCGTCAGTCCACGCTGCAGCTGCTGCGCAAGGTGATGCAGATCCCTGAGAACGAGTCGGAGCTGGCAGAGATATTCACCCTCATCCATGAGCTCAACAGCTCCCGGCTCATCCTGTCCAACGTGAGTGAGGAGACAGTGACCATCGAGCAAACCTCCTGGTCCAACTACTACGAGTCTCCGTGTGTGCAGTGCCTCCTCTGTAACAGCCCCTTGTTCAAAGGGGGACAGAA TTCCCTTGCTGGTCCTCAGGAGTGCTGGCTGCTGACAGCCAATCGGTTACAGGTGGTTACAGCTCAGGTCAAAGTGTGCTTGAACCTGCAGTGTCTGGCCCTCCATAGCTTCACTGACATTTACACAG GCCTTTTCAATGTGGGTAACAAATTGTTAGTGAGCTTGGATCTTCTGTTTGCAATCCGAAACCACATTAAACTTGGAGAGGACCCCAGAGTGGCTGTTGGCACTATCCTTGACTCTGTTCAGGAGCAAACTG aaaaaagccTGAGCCCTGATGAGCAGGGTCAGCTCCAGGAACTGCTGTGCAATGGCTACTGGGCCTTTGAATGCCTGACAGTCCGGGATTACAATGATATGATCTGTGGAATCTGTGGCATAACCCCCAAGGTGGAAATAGCCCAGAGGAATATGGAAAATGTCCTAGCACTGAAAAATATAGAG tTTACTTGGCCAGAATACTTGCCATCAAGTGAAGTGAATGTAGAAGACTTTTGGTCCACGATGGAGACGGAGGTGATTGAGCAGGTGGCTTTTCCTTCTAACATCCCCATCACAAAGTTTGATGCCTCTATTGTTGCTCCGTTCTTCCCTCCACTGATGAGAGGAGCAGTGGTGATCAATACAGAGAAGGACAAGAACCTGCAtgcacagccagtgccag GTAATGGGAGTGCCTTGGTCAGGCTCCTTCAGGAAGAAGTCTTCAGGCCTGAGCTGATAAACTCTTACAGTGAGGAAGAGCTGCGGAGCTTTCTGACACAGTGTGGCATCCCCTGGGAGGCATCACATACAAAG GATGAGCTCTGCTACTCCCTCCTGGCTCTCTGTGAGTTTGTACAGAATGGGACAAGCATCACACCACCTTCTGCTCATCACACAGGAGGGAAAATCTACAAAGTGTGTCCACATCAG gttgTGTGTGGCTCAAAGTACATAGTAAGAGGAGAAAATGCCCGGGATCACGTGGACTTGTTGGTATCCTCACGTCACTGGCCTCCAGTGTATGTTGTTGATACAGCCTCTTCAGTGGCACTATGTGCAGACCTCTGCTGGCCTGGCCTGACTTCCCAGATGTGGGGGAAGAACCAGGGCTGCTTCTCTGACCCCATGGAGCCTCCAGCG TACGTGTCCTGCCCTGAACTGCTGGACCAGCACTACAGCGTAGACATGACGGTGGCTGAGCACTCCCTTCAGCATCCAATCACCAAGTCCTTGGCGCGCCGAATCGTCCACACGGGCTcggagcagagcagcccctgggatcCCACAGCTCGGCACCACTGCATCTCCCTGTGCCGTGAGCTGGAGCCGTACGGCGCCATCATCGCCGCCATCGAtgacagcaaaaccagcaacGTGCGCCAGAGGCCCATCACCTTCGAGAACCCCACGCACTATTACCTCTACAACCGCCTCATGGACTTCCTCACCAGCAGGGAAATCGTGAACAGGCAGATCCAGGAGATCgtgcagagctgccagccgGGGGAGGTGGTGATCCGCGACGCGCTCTACCGGCTCGGGGTGGCCCAgatcaaaacagaaacagaagaggatgaagaggggaagcaggaggaggataGAGGTTGCTGA